The proteins below come from a single Oxyura jamaicensis isolate SHBP4307 breed ruddy duck chromosome 1, BPBGC_Ojam_1.0, whole genome shotgun sequence genomic window:
- the EIF5B gene encoding eukaryotic translation initiation factor 5B: FAQTFKLLVNSAFLLYFSAKDDIDIDALAAEIEGAGAAKEQEPQKSKGKKKKEKKKQDFDEDDILKELEELSIEAQGGKADREPSAGKVENDNEESLSKQDKKRKGKNKKANLENDYDSEEEEHKDTKSKKTQKAKQDMLSGSDDDDLEIQLKKNKGKTQKSNKKHDVSEDETNIKKSKERVGTLSTGESGDESDDVSQPRKGQKKNQKPKSAPAAESGDEEEESSFKVKTVAQKKAEKKERERKKREEEKAKLRKQKEKEELEGGKEPAKLKEAPKKSEEKASPEVMAAPGTGEKGETPAGAEADDNEGDKKKKDKKKKKGEKEEKEKEKKKGPSKATVKAMQEALAKMKEEEERAKREEEERIRRLEELEAKRKEEERLEQERKERKKQKEKERKERLKKEGKLLTKAQREARARAEATLKLLQAQGVEVPSKDSVPKKRPIYEDKKKKKQQQPENKEVSENLEVTSPAEDAVELETPVKEETPLPVEPVSEEKEEEEAEDAGLDDWEAMVSDEDGEKESKPVHIEVKEQNEVDEEEEEEEEDEDEEEEESEESEDGESEGSDDEDEKTSNEREADSQATGKQSMEKKPSKEISSDSEYDSDDDRTKEERAYDKAKRRIEKRRAENSKNVNTEKLRAPVICVLGHVDTGKTKILDKLRHTHVQDSEAGGITQQIGATNVPLEAINEQTKMVKNFDRENIKIPGMLIIDTPGHESFSNLRNRGSSLCDIAILVVDIMHGLEPQTIESINLLKSKKCPFIVALNKIDRLYDWKKSPDTDVAVTLKKQKKNTKDEFEERAKAIIVEFAKQGLNAALFYENKDPRTFVSLVPTSAHTGDGMGSLIALLVELTQTMLTKRLAECQELRAQVMEVKALPGMGTTIDVILINGRLKEGDTIIVPGVEGPIVTQIRGLLLPPPMKELRVKNQYEKHKEVVAAQGVKILGKDLEKTLAGLPLLVAYKEDEVPVLKDELIHELKQTLNAIKLEEKGVYVQASTLGSLEALLEFLKTSEVPYAGINIGPVHKKDVMKASVMLEHDPQYAVILAFDVRIERDAQEMADSLGVRIFSAEIIYHLFDAFTKYRQDYKKQKQEEFKHIAVFPCKMKILPQFIFNSRDPIVMGVVVEAGQVKQGTPMCVPSKNFVEIGIVTSIEINHKPVEVAKKGQEVCVKIEPIPGESPKMYGRHFEATDILVSKISRQSIDALKDWFRDEMQKSDWQLIVELKKVFEII; encoded by the exons TTTGCACAAACTTTTAAACTCTTGGTaaactctgctttccttttatattttagtgCAAAAGATGATATCGATATTGATGCCCTTGCTGCTGAGATAGAAGGTGCAGGAGCTGCGAAGGAGCAAGAACCTCAGAAAtccaaaggcaaaaagaaaaaagagaagaagaaacaggattttga tGAAGATGATATCCTGAAGGAGCTGGAAGAACTGTCAATAGAGGCACAAGGAGGGAAAGCTGACAGGGAACCTTCTGCAGGAAAG GTTGAAAATGACAACGAAGAAAGCTTatcaaaacaagacaaaaaaagaaaaggaaagaataaaaaagctaaTCTTGAAAATGACTATGACAGTGAGGAAGAGGAACATAAAGATACGAAATCTAAAAAaactcagaaagcaaaacaagacatGCTTTCTGGCAGCGATGATGATGATCTTGAGATTcagcttaagaaaaacaaagggaaaactcAGAAGTCAAATAAAAAGCATGATGTATCAGAAGATGAAACTAacattaagaaaagcaaagagcGTGTGGGGACATTGTCTACAGGTGAGAGCGGTGATGAATCAGATGACGTCTCCCAACCtagaaaaggacaaaagaaaaaccaaaaacccAAGTCCGCTCCTGCAGCTGAAAGTggagatgaggaagaagagTCTTCATTCAAAGTAAAAACAGTGGCTcagaagaaggcagaaaaaaaagaacgtGAAAGGAAAAAAcgtgaggaagaaaaagccaagctgaggaaacagaaagagaaagaagaattagAAGGTGGTAAAGAACCAGCAAAGCTGAAGGAAGCtccaaaaaaatctgaagaaaaagcttCTCCTGAAGTCATGGCAGCCCCTGGCACTGGCGAAAAAGGAGAgactcctgcaggagcagagg CTGATGACAATGAgggagacaaaaagaaaaaagacaagaaaaaaaagaaaggtgagaaagaagaaaaagaaaaagagaagaaaaaggggcCCAGTAAAGCCACAGTTAAAGCTATGCAGGAAGCCTTGGCTAAaatgaaagaggaggaggaacgggcaaaaagagaagaagaagaacgCATAAGACGACTAGAGGAATTAGAAGCCAAGCGCAAAGAGGAG GAACGATTAGAacaagagaggaaggaaagaaagaagcagaaagaaaaagagaggaaggagcgtttgaagaaggagggaaaacTTTTAACAAAAGCTCAGCGAGAAGCCAGAGCCAGAGCAGAGGCTACGCTTAAACTGCTCCAAGCTCAAG GTGTTGAAGTGCCATCCAAGGACTCCGTGCCAAAGAAGAGGCCAATATAtgaagacaagaagaaaaagaagcagcagcagccagaaaatAAGGAAG TTTCAGAAAACTTGGAGGTAACTTCCCCAGCTGAAGATGCTGTAGAACTAGAAACACCAGTGAAAGAAGAGACTCCTCTTCCGGTAGAACCAG TttcagaagagaaggaggaagaagaagcgGAAGATGCGGGTTTGGATGACTGGGAAGCTATGGTTAGTGATGAAGATGGAGAGAAAG AGAGCAAACCTGTCCACATTGAagtcaaagaacaaaatgaagtggatgaagaagaagaagaggaggaagaggatgaggatgaagaagaggaagagagcgAAGAATCTGAAGATGGAGAAAGTGAAGGGAGTGATGATGAAGACGAAAAGACCTCAAATGAGAGAGAGGCAGACTCCCAAGCTACTGGAAAACAATCTATGGAAAAAAAGCCCAGCAAGGAAATTAGCTCTGATTCTGAGTACGACTCAGATGATGACCGCACTAAGGAAGAACGAGCTTATGACAAAGCTAAACGGAGAATTGAG AAGCGACGAgctgaaaatagcaaaaatgtgAACACTGAAAAACTTAGAGCACCAGTTATTTGTGTCCTGGGGCATGTAGACACAGGCAAGACCAAAATTTTAGATAAG cTTCGCCATACTCATGTACAGGACAGTGAAGCTGGTGGTATCACTCAGCAGATCGGTGCGACTAATGTACCCCTTGAAGCTATTAATGAACAAACTAAGATGGTGAAAAAC tTTGACAGAGAGAACATAAAAATTCCAGGAATGCTGATAATTGACACTCCAGGACACGAGTCTTTCAG CAATCTAAGAAATAGAGGAAGCTCACTTTGTGATATCGCCATTCTCGTAGTTGACATCATGCATGGTTTGGAGCCACAGACAATTGAATCAATAAATCTGTTGAAATCTAAGAAATGCCCATTTATAGTAGCTCTCAATAAG ATTGATAGGTTatatgactggaaaaaaagtccAGATACAGATGTAGCTGTAActttaaagaagcagaaaaagaatacaaaagatGAATTTGAAGAACGTGCAAAAGCCATTATAGTGGAATTTGCGAAACAG GGCTTGAATGCTGCCTTGTTTTATGAGAATAAGGATCCCCgcacttttgtttctcttgtacCTACCTCTGCTCACACAGGGGATGGCATGGGAAGTCTGATAGCTCTTCTCGTTGAGCTAACGCAAACTATGCTGACCAAGAGACTGGCTGAGTGTCAAGAACTGAGAGCTCAAGTCATGGAG GTTAAAGCGCTGCCAGGCATGGGCACTACCATAGATGTTATTTTGATTAACGGGCGCCTGAAAGAAGGAGACACCATTATTGTTCCTGGGGTAGAAGGTCCCATAGTAACTCAGATTAGAGGtcttcttctgcctcctcctaTGAAGGAGCTACGAGTTAAG AACCAGTATGAAAAGCACAAAGAGGTCGTTGCTGCTCAAGGTGTGAAGATCCTTGGGaaggatttggaaaaaacaTTGGCTGGTTTGCCACTGCTTGTAGCTTATAAAGAGGATGAAGTCCCAGTCCTCAAG gaTGAACTAATACATGAACTGAAGCAAACACTGAATGCAATCAAATTAGAAGAGAAAGGTGTTTATGTCCAGGCTTCTACTCTAGGGTCTTTGGAAGCATTACTTGAATTTCTTAAAACATCAGAAGTGCCA TACGCAGGAATTAATATAGGTCCTGTCCACAAAAAGGACGTTATGAAGGCATCAGTTATGTTGGAGCATGACCCGCA GTACGCAGTCATCCTAGCGTTTGATGTCAGGATTGAACGCGATGCACAGGAAATGGCTGATAGTTTAGGAGTTCGGATTTTTAGTGCTGAAATTATTTATCACTTATTTGATGCCTTCACAAAATACAGACAAGActacaaaaaacagaaacaagaagaatTCAA GCATATAGCAGTATTCCCTTGCAAGATGAAAATACTCCCTCAGTTTATTTTCAACTCCCGTGACCCAATAGTGATGGGTGTCGTCGTGGAGGCAGGCCAGGTGAAGCAGGGCACTCCCATGTGTGTACCTAGCAAAAAC TTTGTTGAAATTGGAATAGTTACAAGTATTGAAATAAACCACAAGCCAGTGGAGGTTGCAAAAAAAGGCCAAGAAGTATGTGTTAAAATAGAACCTATTCCTGGTGAATCACCTAAAATGTATGGGCGACATTTTGAAGCAACAGACATCCTCGTCAGTAAG ATCAGTCGTCAGTCCATCGATGCTCTGAAGGACTGGTTCAGAGATGAAATGCAGAAGTCTGACTGGCAGCTTATAGTAGAGCTGAAGAAAGTGTTTGAAATCATCTAG